The sequence ACGTTCCTACTGCCCGTAGTGCCGGTCATGAGCAGACTTCCGGTCACCATCAAAGACAGGGCGCGGTATCGCCTCCTGGAAAACTGATTTTTTTCCGTTTTCTGCATTATTCGTTACCTCATCAAAAATTCGTGCTGTACAGGAACGTCTGACCGCGTCGCTGGCAGCAACTGTAGGGTTGCCACAGGGCAAAAGCGGCATTGGCATCAGTCGCGGGTGTGTGGTCTCCGTCAGGAAACACGGCGCAGGACTGGCTGAGCTGCGGGGAAAGACGCTGCCATTTGTGGTTTTGGGTACCAGTGTTTTCCTGAACTGCATCCGGCGGCCAGTAGCCAGCGGAGCGATGGCCAATCAGGGGCTGGTAAACATGGGGTTGTCCCGAACGGGTGATAATGTCGGCCACCCGCTGTGCCACCAGAGCACCGGCCTTGTCATCATCGACCTGCGTCACGAACCCCGAGCGGGGATAGACGTTCCCCCACATGTTACCGGCAGCCTGACTGCCGACCTCGCGTTGCCCGGGGACCAGGGCTTCCGGATACAGTGACTCCGGCATGCCGGTACGCCATACCAGGCTATCCAGCGTGCTGAGAAAATAGGGAACGAACGGCGTCGCCGCACTGTTGCACGAATAGCCGGGGATACTGCCGCCGATTAATGACGTCGCCGGATGGCCAATGGCATCGGCATACTTGAAATGCAGATTGGTTTTACGTTGCCCCGGTGCTTTCTGCTCGTTATTGCCGCCGCCGGCAGACAAGCCACTCAGCGCGTTGGTGACGGTGTTCTCCAGACCGCCGGCGCTCTGGCTAACGAAAGCCATTTCCTGCCACGGATTTCCGCCAGGGGCGTTATAAGAAGACACGACGGCTTCCGGAATAAAGTGGGTCACCTTAACGGAGGTACGCACCTTACAACCAAATGGCGTACACAGCAGCCAGTAACAAATACCGGACACGCGCCAACTGATACAGGACTGTGATACGGCGCTGGCAATAATCCGGGCGCTGTTCAGCGAAGCATTAACGGCAGGCACGCTGGCTGCGGACAGCATGATGGCCACACTGAGAGACTTGAGGTTAAGATGGGGTTGATTTGGTCGTTGCCCGAGGATCGAATGGAGATGAGTAAATTGCATATTACTGTCCTCCCTGAGCCTGGATGCGCAGCGCCCTGGCGCGTGCAATATCGGCCGTGCCATACACCACGTCCTGATCATCAAATACCACCGCAGGTACCTTTTTCACACCCAGCTCCCAGGCGCGAACAACGGCACGGTAAACCGTCGCCAGTTGCTCTTCCTGCGCCTGCCATTGTGGGGATTGAAGTACCGCTTTCGCCTGACGCTCTGCCAGAGCGGGATCGGAAGGAAGCTCGCCGAAGATCTGCGCCTGTAGTTGGTCCGGTCCGTCAAGGTAAATGACGGCGACAGACGCATCGCTATCCGTCGGGGGATGATGGGAATCGGTATAGAGCACTGTGTCGGCAAGCACCGATGCCGGCATCAGCAGTGGGAACAACGTCAGCAACGTGCTGATTTTCATGGCCTGCACTCCTGTGTGGATAGAATTCACACAGGGTGCTATGGGGAGCTCAATAAGGCAGCAAAGAAGTCTTTATTGGATTGTGAAAATTTTTTAGCACCAAATGATAATTTGGATTAATGTGATTACCAAGGGGTACTGACGGTATAATTACCAGGCGATTTTGACGCAACCAGATTACCAACACCTCATTGCTCTATCAATCAAACAGACATCAGGCTGTTTGTTGTATAGATTTTGCTCTGGCGACACGTAAAGCAGTCGTGTTCATGTTTTGGCGAAGCCAGATACTACGAACCCCTCCGGGGCTGATGTCCATACCGTACTCAGCCTTCACCTTCAGAGCGACTTTTTGTTGACCCAGATGAGGATACTCAATGGAGAATTGCACAACCGTATTCTCAATGCTGAGCTCTGTGCAGTTTTTATGCCTCAGATTAGGCGTCTCTTGCCGTTTAAGTGCGTTGCTTCCACCTTCTTTTAGAAGTCGCCTGTGGCGGTAATTTGTATCGCGAGACACGCCGCTCAAGCATGATGCTTCGGCAAAATTGCCAAGCTTGTCAGCCAGGGCCAGTACATCTAGCTTTTTCTGGACGTCGATATCTTCCATGGATGTTTTAACGGGCTCCGTAACCTCTGACACCTGTAATTGTCTGCCGGCAAAGTAAGCACTGAACTGTTCATTTTTGCCTTGTCTGATTTCAATTTTCTGGTGCGCTATGGAGTGTTTTATCGGTGATTCGATGAAATAGAATTTATTGCCGCAACTGAACGTATGGTCATTACGGATTTTACGATAAACCTTGGTAATGCAGATATCATCAAGGTTAATGTGCCTGGACAACGGCGTATATTCGGTGGCTGCTGTTCTTGTTTTAACGGTCAGTTGCTTGCGCCAGAACTGCGGTATAAACACATGCTGAAGGTGGCTGTTAGC comes from Brenneria nigrifluens DSM 30175 = ATCC 13028 and encodes:
- a CDS encoding TIGR03757 family integrating conjugative element protein encodes the protein MKISTLLTLFPLLMPASVLADTVLYTDSHHPPTDSDASVAVIYLDGPDQLQAQIFGELPSDPALAERQAKAVLQSPQWQAQEEQLATVYRAVVRAWELGVKKVPAVVFDDQDVVYGTADIARARALRIQAQGGQ
- a CDS encoding TIGR03756 family integrating conjugative element protein, producing MLSAASVPAVNASLNSARIIASAVSQSCISWRVSGICYWLLCTPFGCKVRTSVKVTHFIPEAVVSSYNAPGGNPWQEMAFVSQSAGGLENTVTNALSGLSAGGGNNEQKAPGQRKTNLHFKYADAIGHPATSLIGGSIPGYSCNSAATPFVPYFLSTLDSLVWRTGMPESLYPEALVPGQREVGSQAAGNMWGNVYPRSGFVTQVDDDKAGALVAQRVADIITRSGQPHVYQPLIGHRSAGYWPPDAVQENTGTQNHKWQRLSPQLSQSCAVFPDGDHTPATDANAAFALWQPYSCCQRRGQTFLYSTNF